The proteins below are encoded in one region of Pseudonocardia sp. DSM 110487:
- a CDS encoding cytochrome P450 has protein sequence MTGTAADDQTDVPERVPSGCPVIHLDASPPLEVGSHWRKAGELRETSPAFWNTHAQGYWVFTRYDEVREMYQNPDVFSSESITPWEPEPVYRFVPTQIDPPEHSKYRQLISRWFAPNAVNRIAPQAHEIGARLVAELAPRGGCNFVSEFAMRLPTEVFLTVIGVPHSDADLFVPWVEDFFAGFGGDLDQQQAMGAALGGIRQYWVDVLEARRGEAQRENDFVSLLVHSTVDDEPLDDALILDILTVLVLAGLDTTRGQLGYLFRHLAEHPDDRHRLLAEPELIPSAVEESLRLYTIVFGDGRKVARDTEFHGCPLSKGDMVYGLVSGANRDPRVYDRPDEFIVDRKSNNHLGFAGGPHRCLGAHLARMVMRVAVEEWLKVIPDFEVVTEAPLMERGGGAMMTLLDLPLAWEARA, from the coding sequence ATGACCGGCACGGCAGCGGATGACCAGACGGACGTCCCCGAGCGGGTGCCCAGCGGATGCCCCGTCATCCACCTGGACGCCTCACCACCGCTGGAGGTGGGGAGCCACTGGCGGAAGGCCGGCGAGCTGCGCGAGACCAGCCCCGCGTTCTGGAACACGCATGCGCAGGGGTACTGGGTCTTCACGAGGTACGACGAGGTCCGCGAGATGTACCAGAACCCGGACGTCTTCTCCAGCGAGTCCATCACCCCGTGGGAGCCGGAGCCGGTCTACCGGTTCGTGCCGACCCAGATCGACCCGCCGGAGCACAGCAAGTACCGGCAGCTGATCAGCCGCTGGTTCGCCCCCAACGCGGTCAACCGGATCGCCCCGCAGGCGCACGAGATCGGCGCGCGTCTCGTCGCCGAGCTCGCGCCGAGGGGTGGCTGCAACTTCGTCAGCGAGTTCGCGATGCGGCTGCCGACCGAGGTCTTCCTGACCGTCATCGGCGTACCCCACTCCGACGCCGACCTGTTCGTCCCATGGGTGGAGGACTTCTTCGCCGGCTTCGGCGGCGACCTCGACCAGCAGCAGGCGATGGGCGCGGCGCTGGGCGGCATCCGGCAGTACTGGGTGGACGTGCTGGAGGCTCGCCGCGGCGAGGCGCAGCGCGAGAACGACTTCGTCTCGCTCCTGGTGCACTCCACCGTGGACGACGAGCCGCTGGACGACGCGTTGATCCTGGACATCCTGACCGTGCTCGTCCTGGCCGGCCTTGACACCACACGAGGGCAGCTGGGCTACCTGTTCCGCCACCTCGCCGAGCACCCCGACGACCGGCACCGGCTGCTCGCCGAGCCGGAGCTGATCCCGTCGGCGGTCGAGGAGTCACTGCGCCTGTACACGATCGTCTTCGGCGACGGCCGCAAGGTCGCACGGGACACCGAGTTCCACGGTTGCCCGCTGAGCAAGGGCGACATGGTCTACGGCCTGGTCTCCGGCGCCAACCGGGACCCGCGGGTCTACGACCGCCCGGACGAGTTCATCGTCGATCGCAAGTCCAACAACCATCTCGGTTTCGCCGGCGGCCCGCACCGCTGCCTCGGCGCGCACCTGGCACGCATGGTCATGAGAGTCGCGGTCGAGGAGTGGCTGAAGGTCATCCCCGACTTCGAGGTCGTGACCGAGGCCCCGCTCATGGAGCGCGGCGGCGGAGCGATGATGACCCTCCTCGACCTCCCGCTGGCGTGGGAGGCGCGGGCATGA
- a CDS encoding alcohol dehydrogenase catalytic domain-containing protein has protein sequence MRAYRMLAPGVARLVEVPVPDPGPGQVRLDVLAAGLCHSDLHVVDGGAAAAWRLPFTLGHEVCGTVAELGAGVTTCAVGDQVVVHAPWGCDACLRCAAGMSNYCDRRASLPAAGIGLGTDGGMAEALVVDATRLVPAPGIDAATAAVLTDAALTSFHALSGVRDLLGTDTTVVVIGVGGLGHVAVQLVHGLAAGTRVIAVDTRDEALELARRLGVDAVARPGPDTHGAVTRITGGRGADVVLDFVGADATIELGASVLRPAGELVLVGSGGGRLVVTKPGALPAGARVRLPFWGSRPELLQVIELTRNGLLQVETTTMPLADAATAFDLLRDARVVGRLVLAR, from the coding sequence ATGCGCGCCTACCGGATGCTGGCCCCCGGCGTCGCCCGGCTCGTCGAGGTCCCCGTGCCCGACCCCGGGCCGGGACAGGTCCGCCTCGACGTTCTCGCCGCCGGCCTCTGCCACTCCGACCTGCACGTCGTCGACGGCGGCGCCGCGGCGGCATGGCGCCTCCCGTTCACGCTGGGCCACGAGGTCTGCGGCACGGTCGCCGAGCTGGGCGCGGGTGTCACCACCTGCGCCGTCGGCGACCAGGTCGTCGTCCACGCCCCGTGGGGATGCGACGCGTGCCTGCGCTGCGCCGCCGGGATGTCGAACTACTGCGACCGGCGCGCCTCGCTGCCCGCGGCGGGCATCGGGCTCGGGACGGACGGAGGCATGGCCGAGGCGCTCGTCGTCGACGCCACGCGCCTGGTGCCCGCACCCGGGATCGACGCCGCCACGGCCGCGGTCCTCACGGACGCGGCACTGACCTCGTTCCACGCCCTGTCCGGCGTCCGCGACCTGCTGGGCACCGACACCACGGTCGTCGTGATCGGCGTGGGCGGGCTCGGGCACGTTGCCGTGCAGCTGGTGCACGGGCTGGCCGCGGGCACGCGCGTGATCGCCGTCGACACCCGCGACGAGGCCCTGGAACTGGCGCGTCGATTGGGAGTGGACGCCGTGGCGCGCCCGGGCCCCGACACGCACGGCGCGGTCACGCGCATCACGGGCGGCCGCGGCGCCGACGTCGTCCTCGACTTCGTCGGAGCAGACGCCACGATCGAGCTCGGCGCCTCCGTGTTGCGGCCCGCAGGCGAGCTGGTGCTGGTGGGCAGCGGTGGCGGCCGCCTCGTCGTCACCAAGCCCGGCGCCCTGCCCGCCGGCGCACGGGTGCGACTGCCGTTCTGGGGATCGCGCCCCGAGCTCCTGCAGGTCATCGAGCTCACCCGCAACGGCCTGCTCCAGGTCGAGACGACCACGATGCCACTGGCCGACGCGGCCACCGCGTTCGATCTCCTTCGCGACGCAAGGGTCGTCGGACGGCTGGTGCTGGCGCGGTAA
- a CDS encoding alpha/beta fold hydrolase, which produces MSFVLIHGAGFGAACWNELVPLLDAEALAVDLPGRGVRSDVDLRTVTLEDCADAVVADVEAAGLADVVLVGHSFAGVTVPRVMNAIPERIRHVVLVSAVVPPDGTRVLDQIDPGVRAAVEESLAGGIYSQGLDAARLMLCNDMDEAATASALGRLVDDSAALLSEPVDLSGFARDIPRTYVRLARDHCYTEELQERSARLVGGDVVTLDSGHMAMISIPDRLAQALNSVHG; this is translated from the coding sequence GTGTCGTTCGTCCTGATCCACGGCGCCGGGTTCGGTGCCGCATGCTGGAACGAGCTCGTCCCGTTGCTCGACGCCGAGGCGCTCGCGGTCGACCTGCCGGGCCGCGGTGTCCGATCCGATGTGGACCTCCGCACCGTGACGCTCGAGGACTGTGCCGACGCCGTCGTCGCCGATGTCGAGGCCGCTGGCCTTGCCGACGTCGTGCTCGTCGGGCACTCCTTCGCGGGCGTCACGGTGCCGCGGGTGATGAACGCGATCCCGGAGCGGATCCGGCACGTGGTGCTGGTGTCGGCGGTGGTTCCTCCGGACGGGACGCGGGTGCTCGACCAGATCGATCCAGGCGTACGGGCCGCGGTCGAGGAGTCGCTCGCCGGTGGCATCTACAGCCAGGGGCTCGACGCCGCACGCCTGATGCTCTGCAACGACATGGACGAGGCCGCGACCGCGTCGGCGCTGGGGCGGCTCGTCGACGACTCGGCGGCACTGCTGTCGGAGCCGGTGGACCTCTCCGGCTTCGCGCGCGACATCCCGCGGACCTATGTCCGGCTCGCTCGCGACCACTGCTACACCGAGGAGCTGCAGGAGCGCTCGGCGCGACTCGTCGGCGGCGACGTCGTGACGCTCGACTCCGGGCACATGGCGATGATCAGCATTCCGGACCGGCTGGCGCAGGCGCTCAACTCTGTTCACGGCTGA
- a CDS encoding branched-chain amino acid ABC transporter permease yields MDHLVLVVVSGIASGAVYGLMGLGLVIIYRATDVVNFALASMATLAVYVALMVVEQGWGVVAGIAAAVLVAVVLGLIVREAVIRPLGAGQLFAALVMTMGVSLIMEAVVSDFWGTQPRAFPPLVAGDMAIGSSVVANQDLVMIAVAGAAMLAIGWLFTRTTLGSAMRAVAESAATAEIIGISAQRVARIAWALGLGLAALAAVLYAPKSGLSPIVLAAPLFRAFAGIFLGGLNSMHGAVIGGLVIGVLENLAASYVSANFRDTFVFALTVLILLVRPQGIFGTRSFERV; encoded by the coding sequence ATGGACCATCTGGTGCTCGTCGTGGTCAGCGGCATCGCGAGTGGGGCCGTCTACGGACTCATGGGCCTCGGACTGGTCATCATCTACCGGGCCACCGACGTCGTGAACTTCGCGCTCGCCAGCATGGCGACGCTCGCCGTCTACGTCGCACTGATGGTCGTCGAGCAGGGCTGGGGCGTCGTCGCCGGCATCGCGGCGGCGGTCCTCGTGGCCGTCGTGCTCGGGTTGATCGTCCGGGAGGCGGTGATCCGGCCGCTCGGCGCAGGGCAGCTCTTCGCTGCACTGGTCATGACCATGGGTGTTTCCCTGATCATGGAGGCGGTCGTCAGCGACTTCTGGGGCACCCAGCCCCGCGCCTTCCCGCCCCTCGTGGCGGGGGACATGGCGATCGGCTCGTCGGTCGTGGCGAACCAGGACCTCGTCATGATCGCGGTGGCCGGCGCGGCGATGCTCGCGATCGGGTGGCTCTTCACCAGGACGACGCTCGGGTCCGCCATGCGCGCGGTAGCCGAGTCGGCGGCCACCGCCGAGATCATCGGCATCTCGGCTCAGCGCGTCGCCCGCATCGCATGGGCTCTTGGCCTCGGCCTTGCCGCGCTCGCCGCCGTGCTCTACGCGCCCAAGTCGGGATTGTCGCCCATCGTGCTGGCGGCGCCGCTGTTCCGGGCCTTCGCCGGCATCTTCCTCGGCGGCCTGAACAGCATGCACGGCGCCGTCATCGGCGGTCTGGTCATCGGCGTGCTGGAGAACCTGGCCGCCAGCTACGTCTCGGCCAACTTCCGGGACACCTTCGTCTTCGCACTCACCGTGCTCATCCTGCTCGTCCGTCCGCAGGGAATCTTCGGGACGCGCAGTTTCGAGCGGGTCTGA
- a CDS encoding ATP-binding cassette domain-containing protein — protein MVLPKCQLIRVLAGPLLAAALLVGVHGGIVPPYQSYTLALAATYTIVVLSVGLLAGWAGVWSVGHPALFAIGAYTAAYGSAHDWSLEATALVAMVLAGGCGAFLGFAGARFSVLYIALLTLAFALVTLEVVNRWTGVTGGDQGVPVLDLPSALGLGTLGGGSTAAIDAAIGTAGVVLAVAVLARPTGFRMRMVAAKSHPLAARSVGIAPEAQTALAFGVSGAATGLAGVLLGLITGFVSPETFSLTLGINTVAAAVLGGVGTIAGAVVGGAFLAWAPSFADAIGVNQMVLQGALLVVALLVLPGGVVPALAAMGSALWRRLRPKPAAAPSAGAPPDGPADTVREAPGPEAETVLQVDNLAVTFGGLKALDGVSVTVGKGEVLAIIGPNGAGKTTLVNALSGLLPSGRVAGSARYQGYELIGRRATRHRARGLGRTFQHAELFGELTAIENLLCTHRRLTAARRFEAARTLERLGLSGIADRRPAELPFGPQKRLDLARAVVEHPDLLILDEPFGGLDATERALLAAQVRRLRDEGTSMIIIDHVIEDLFAVADRVVAFDFGQPIGSGTPDVVLDDEVVRASYLGANTERPRRSRVPAGGDPLVMLTGVGHRYGGVVALDGVDLQIRRGAVLAVAGANGAGKSTLGQVVHGSIVPTTGDRSVGEIDGRVPRSSLVPEGRALFKTLSVRENLEVAAYAAGVRGRELRRRLDGTLDWLPERVRGRLSVSAAALSGGEQQLLATARALMAAPDLLVLDEPALGLAPALVDEVYARISGLAERGLTVVVLEQLLTRAIGLADEVVVLHEGVVALHGAPDDPDFAARAERAYFAGAPAAPPLARTATS, from the coding sequence ATGGTCCTGCCGAAGTGCCAGCTCATCCGCGTGCTCGCCGGCCCGCTGCTGGCCGCCGCGCTCCTGGTCGGCGTGCACGGCGGCATCGTCCCGCCGTACCAGTCCTACACGCTCGCGCTCGCCGCGACCTACACGATCGTCGTGCTCAGCGTCGGGCTGCTCGCGGGATGGGCCGGCGTGTGGTCGGTGGGCCACCCGGCACTGTTCGCGATCGGCGCGTACACCGCCGCCTACGGCTCCGCGCACGACTGGAGCCTGGAGGCGACGGCGCTCGTCGCCATGGTTCTCGCGGGGGGCTGCGGCGCGTTCCTCGGCTTCGCAGGGGCCCGCTTCTCGGTCCTCTACATCGCCCTGCTCACGCTGGCCTTCGCACTGGTGACGCTCGAGGTCGTCAACCGCTGGACGGGCGTGACCGGCGGCGACCAGGGCGTCCCCGTCCTCGACCTGCCGAGCGCGCTGGGTCTCGGGACGCTGGGCGGTGGGAGCACCGCCGCGATCGACGCGGCCATCGGCACTGCCGGGGTCGTGCTGGCGGTCGCCGTCCTCGCCCGCCCGACCGGCTTCCGCATGCGCATGGTCGCGGCCAAGTCCCACCCGCTGGCCGCGCGATCGGTCGGCATCGCGCCCGAGGCGCAGACCGCGCTGGCGTTCGGGGTCAGCGGCGCGGCGACCGGGCTGGCAGGCGTGCTGCTCGGATTGATCACGGGGTTCGTCAGTCCCGAGACGTTCTCTCTTACGCTCGGGATCAACACCGTGGCCGCGGCCGTGCTGGGCGGCGTGGGGACGATCGCCGGGGCGGTCGTGGGTGGGGCGTTCCTCGCGTGGGCCCCCTCCTTCGCCGACGCCATCGGCGTGAACCAGATGGTCCTGCAGGGCGCGCTGCTCGTCGTCGCGCTGCTGGTGCTGCCCGGCGGTGTCGTGCCCGCGCTCGCCGCGATGGGGAGCGCGCTCTGGCGCCGCCTCCGTCCGAAGCCGGCCGCAGCGCCGTCGGCCGGAGCGCCCCCCGATGGCCCGGCCGACACCGTGCGGGAAGCACCGGGTCCCGAGGCCGAGACGGTGCTGCAGGTGGACAACCTCGCCGTGACCTTCGGAGGCCTCAAGGCCCTCGACGGCGTGTCGGTCACCGTCGGCAAGGGGGAGGTCCTCGCGATCATCGGGCCGAACGGTGCCGGGAAGACCACCCTGGTCAACGCGCTGTCCGGATTGCTGCCCAGCGGACGCGTCGCCGGTTCGGCCCGCTACCAAGGCTACGAGCTGATCGGCAGGCGGGCCACCCGGCACCGGGCCAGGGGTCTCGGGCGGACCTTCCAGCACGCCGAGCTGTTCGGTGAGCTCACGGCGATCGAGAACCTGTTGTGCACACACCGCCGGCTCACCGCCGCGCGCCGCTTCGAGGCCGCCCGCACACTGGAGCGCCTCGGCCTCTCCGGCATCGCCGATCGCAGACCGGCTGAGCTGCCGTTCGGGCCGCAGAAGCGTCTCGACCTCGCTCGCGCCGTCGTCGAGCACCCCGACCTGCTCATCCTGGACGAGCCGTTCGGCGGCCTCGACGCCACCGAGCGGGCGTTGCTCGCGGCTCAGGTTCGGCGGCTGCGCGACGAGGGGACGTCGATGATCATCATCGACCATGTCATCGAGGACCTCTTCGCCGTCGCCGACCGGGTCGTCGCCTTCGACTTCGGGCAGCCGATCGGTTCGGGCACGCCCGACGTCGTCCTCGACGACGAGGTCGTCCGCGCCTCCTACCTCGGCGCGAACACCGAACGCCCGCGCCGGTCCCGGGTGCCCGCGGGCGGCGATCCACTGGTCATGCTCACCGGCGTCGGCCATCGCTACGGGGGAGTCGTCGCGCTCGACGGCGTCGACCTGCAGATCCGTCGTGGTGCCGTCCTCGCTGTTGCGGGAGCCAACGGCGCGGGGAAGAGCACGCTCGGGCAGGTCGTGCACGGCTCGATCGTGCCCACCACCGGTGACCGTTCGGTCGGTGAGATCGACGGTCGTGTGCCACGCAGCAGCCTCGTGCCGGAGGGGCGGGCCCTGTTCAAGACGCTCTCGGTGCGGGAGAACCTCGAGGTCGCCGCGTACGCCGCCGGGGTGCGGGGCAGGGAGCTGCGCCGCCGGCTCGACGGCACGCTCGACTGGCTGCCCGAGCGCGTCCGCGGTCGCCTCTCGGTCTCGGCGGCCGCGTTGTCGGGCGGGGAGCAACAGCTGCTCGCCACCGCTCGCGCGCTGATGGCGGCGCCGGACCTGCTCGTGCTCGACGAGCCGGCCCTCGGGCTCGCGCCTGCGCTGGTCGACGAGGTCTACGCCCGGATCTCCGGCCTCGCCGAGCGAGGCCTGACCGTCGTCGTGCTCGAGCAGCTGCTCACGCGGGCGATCGGCCTCGCGGACGAGGTCGTGGTGCTGCACGAGGGCGTCGTCGCGCTGCACGGAGCACCGGACGACCCCGATTTCGCCGCGCGGGCCGAACGCGCGTACTTCGCAGGCGCCCCGGCCGCGCCGCCCCTCGCACGGACAGCCACTTCATGA
- a CDS encoding ABC transporter substrate-binding protein — protein MVRRHLRLLVPLLTVTALAVSACGGSAGSGGSGDGGGSIKIGAWIPLSGPQAASGVPQAAGANAYFARLNENGGINGRQVEWIVKDNAYDPQQTVQAARRLIGQDQVVAIVNANGVAPSEAAFPFVLEQSKVPVVNHYGGIEPWYEPARPLLFGTQTLYEDQAAAMAAWAVESGARRLLVVHDDPKAFADVAAQIEPAAERADPSTTVTALPVKLGTTDYAPVVSSVRAAAPDAVMLIVPAPEAAAYLKEAKLQGVAAPAYGYAPTASSTTVTLAGDAAEGFRAVSLTKVPSDPSPEMQQFRDAMAKYAPDQPADFSTLLGYANAAVFAEIAKTINGPITAESLVAAYENAGKVSTGVAPDMTFSATQHLGTDDVQRTVVQGGEWVAEGDFVSAPERVRS, from the coding sequence ATGGTTCGTCGACACCTCCGCCTCCTCGTCCCCCTGCTGACCGTGACGGCGCTCGCCGTGAGCGCGTGCGGTGGTTCCGCCGGTAGCGGTGGCTCGGGCGACGGCGGCGGCTCCATCAAGATCGGCGCCTGGATTCCGCTGAGCGGTCCGCAGGCGGCCTCCGGCGTACCGCAGGCCGCAGGCGCGAATGCGTACTTCGCCCGGCTCAACGAGAACGGCGGCATCAACGGGCGCCAGGTCGAGTGGATCGTCAAGGACAACGCCTACGACCCCCAGCAGACGGTCCAGGCGGCGCGCCGGCTCATCGGGCAGGACCAGGTCGTCGCGATCGTGAACGCCAACGGCGTCGCACCGTCGGAGGCGGCGTTCCCCTTCGTTCTCGAGCAGTCCAAGGTGCCGGTCGTCAACCACTACGGCGGCATCGAGCCGTGGTACGAGCCGGCGCGGCCACTGCTGTTCGGCACGCAGACCCTCTACGAGGACCAGGCGGCGGCGATGGCGGCCTGGGCGGTCGAATCCGGCGCGCGCCGGCTCCTGGTGGTGCACGACGACCCGAAGGCCTTCGCCGACGTCGCTGCGCAGATCGAGCCCGCCGCCGAGCGGGCCGATCCCTCGACCACGGTCACCGCGCTGCCGGTGAAGCTCGGCACCACGGACTACGCCCCGGTGGTGAGCTCGGTTCGCGCCGCGGCCCCCGACGCGGTGATGCTGATCGTGCCCGCACCCGAGGCGGCGGCCTACCTCAAGGAGGCCAAGCTCCAGGGTGTGGCTGCACCCGCCTACGGCTACGCGCCCACTGCGTCGTCGACGACCGTGACGCTCGCTGGCGACGCCGCCGAGGGATTCCGGGCGGTCTCCCTGACCAAGGTGCCCTCCGATCCCAGTCCGGAGATGCAGCAGTTCCGCGACGCGATGGCGAAATACGCGCCGGACCAGCCCGCCGACTTCTCCACCCTGCTCGGATACGCCAACGCGGCCGTCTTCGCCGAGATCGCGAAAACGATCAACGGACCGATCACCGCGGAGTCCCTTGTCGCCGCGTACGAGAACGCCGGCAAGGTGTCGACGGGGGTGGCACCGGACATGACCTTCTCGGCCACGCAACACCTCGGAACGGACGACGTGCAGCGAACGGTCGTCCAGGGTGGGGAGTGGGTGGCGGAGGGCGACTTCGTCAGCGCACCTGAGCGAGTCCGGTCGTGA
- a CDS encoding SDR family NAD(P)-dependent oxidoreductase — MAERDNDSQPTASCVRLTGCVALVTGSTGGIGTEIVRRLAAEGAQVVATDLDAAPCAQLVGELPGEHLVLALDVGDEDAWRAAVERVRAEFGRLDVLVNNAGIGSLGTVEDETRERWDAVVAVDQLGTWLGMKHGGPLIEQSGGGSIVNVCSILGTVGGLGNSLAYAAAKGAVRTMTKNAALHWAARGVRVNSLHPGFIGTRQLLERFGGTPRHDAMLEGTPMARLGRPEEVAAAVAFLASGDAAFVTGSELYVDGGWTAR, encoded by the coding sequence GTGGCAGAGCGCGATAATGACTCCCAGCCGACCGCGTCCTGCGTCCGCCTCACCGGCTGCGTCGCGCTGGTGACCGGTTCGACCGGCGGCATCGGAACCGAGATCGTGCGCCGGCTCGCCGCGGAAGGAGCGCAGGTCGTGGCCACCGACCTCGACGCGGCCCCCTGCGCCCAGCTGGTGGGCGAACTGCCGGGCGAGCACCTCGTCCTGGCCCTCGACGTGGGCGACGAGGACGCATGGCGGGCGGCGGTCGAGCGTGTGCGCGCCGAATTCGGCCGGCTCGACGTCCTGGTGAACAACGCCGGCATCGGCAGCCTGGGCACCGTCGAGGACGAGACCCGCGAACGCTGGGACGCCGTCGTGGCCGTGGACCAGCTGGGCACCTGGCTCGGGATGAAGCACGGCGGGCCGCTCATCGAGCAGAGCGGCGGCGGGTCGATCGTGAACGTCTGCTCGATCCTCGGCACCGTCGGCGGTCTCGGGAACAGCCTCGCGTATGCGGCCGCGAAGGGGGCCGTGCGGACCATGACGAAGAACGCCGCCCTGCACTGGGCCGCTCGCGGTGTCCGGGTGAACTCACTGCATCCCGGGTTCATCGGGACCCGCCAGCTCCTGGAGCGCTTCGGCGGCACCCCGCGGCACGATGCGATGCTGGAGGGCACCCCGATGGCACGCCTCGGGCGGCCCGAGGAGGTCGCGGCCGCCGTCGCATTCCTCGCCAGTGGCGACGCCGCGTTCGTGACCGGCTCAGAGCTCTACGTCGACGGCGGCTGGACGGCCCGCTGA
- a CDS encoding GMC family oxidoreductase: MTRRHIVICGGGSAGCVLAARLSEDPATEVTLLEAGPDYPDLSVLAAADVRNAWSFGFTSHDWGYSSDDHIPASANAPTFAIVEQGVLPVLRGKVMGGSSAVNATNALRPTPADLDRWVGLGANDWSWQQVLPYLRKLERDPMGGELHGTDGPIPIHRWTAANGLRPVMAAFVEACAEAGHPVVEDLNGAAQRGAGPVPLNQVDGVRQSSAATYLAAARGRPNLTVRDGVEVDHVEFDGDRAVAVRLVGGERVAADLVVLSAGSIGSPSILMRSGVGPADLLDRLGIPVVSGLDGVGQKLEDHPLVYVTYEADPDAVGDLLPPLQTMLAFSSAGPATDAEVDLHAIPFTLAPGQLIVAVGLVRPMSMGSVEIRSRDPRDAPKVLLNLVHHPGDLRRLTTGVAAVRDIVSSGPMAKYVGAELWPGPDVTSPGQLASAVLEAKNTYAHAVGTCSMGDAGLPWAVVDQQCAVHGVTGLHVVDASVMPSIPSVPTNLTTMMIAERCADTLAAS, from the coding sequence ATGACTCGACGGCACATCGTGATCTGCGGCGGCGGCTCGGCGGGCTGCGTGCTCGCCGCACGGCTGAGCGAGGACCCGGCGACCGAGGTGACCCTCCTCGAGGCGGGCCCCGACTACCCCGACCTGTCGGTGCTCGCCGCCGCGGACGTCCGCAACGCCTGGTCGTTCGGCTTCACCAGCCACGACTGGGGGTACTCCTCCGACGACCACATCCCGGCGTCGGCGAACGCGCCCACGTTCGCGATCGTCGAGCAGGGCGTCCTGCCGGTGCTGCGGGGGAAGGTGATGGGCGGGTCGTCGGCGGTCAACGCCACCAACGCGCTGCGTCCCACTCCCGCCGACCTCGACCGCTGGGTGGGCCTCGGCGCGAACGATTGGTCGTGGCAGCAGGTGCTGCCGTACCTGCGCAAGCTCGAGCGCGACCCGATGGGCGGAGAGCTGCACGGCACGGACGGTCCGATCCCGATCCACCGCTGGACCGCGGCCAACGGGCTCCGCCCGGTCATGGCGGCGTTCGTCGAGGCGTGCGCGGAGGCCGGGCACCCGGTTGTCGAGGACCTCAACGGTGCCGCGCAGCGCGGCGCGGGCCCGGTGCCGCTCAACCAGGTCGACGGCGTCCGGCAGAGCTCGGCGGCCACCTACCTCGCCGCGGCCCGGGGCCGCCCGAACCTGACGGTGCGCGACGGGGTCGAGGTCGACCACGTCGAGTTCGACGGCGACCGCGCGGTCGCGGTCCGGCTGGTCGGTGGGGAACGCGTGGCGGCGGACCTGGTCGTGCTGTCCGCGGGCAGCATCGGCAGCCCGTCGATCCTCATGCGTTCGGGCGTCGGGCCCGCGGACCTGCTCGACCGGCTGGGGATCCCGGTGGTGTCCGGCCTCGACGGCGTCGGGCAGAAGCTCGAGGACCACCCGCTCGTGTACGTCACCTACGAGGCCGATCCCGATGCCGTCGGGGACCTGCTCCCGCCGCTCCAGACGATGCTCGCGTTCAGCTCGGCGGGACCGGCGACCGACGCCGAGGTGGACCTGCACGCGATCCCGTTCACCCTCGCACCGGGACAGCTGATCGTCGCCGTCGGCCTGGTGCGGCCGATGTCGATGGGCAGCGTGGAGATCCGGTCGCGCGACCCGCGCGACGCGCCGAAGGTGCTGCTGAACCTCGTGCACCACCCCGGCGACCTGCGCCGGCTGACCACCGGTGTCGCGGCCGTCCGCGACATCGTCAGCTCCGGCCCGATGGCCAAGTACGTCGGCGCCGAGCTGTGGCCGGGTCCGGATGTGACCTCGCCCGGGCAGCTGGCCAGTGCGGTGCTGGAAGCCAAGAACACCTACGCGCACGCCGTGGGCACCTGCAGCATGGGCGACGCCGGGTTGCCGTGGGCCGTCGTCGACCAGCAGTGCGCGGTGCACGGCGTGACCGGGCTCCACGTCGTGGACGCGTCGGTGATGCCGTCGATCCCGTCGGTACCCACCAACTTGACGACGATGATGATCGCCGAGCGATGCGCCGACACGCTCGCGGCGTCCTGA
- a CDS encoding mycofactocin-coupled SDR family oxidoreductase codes for MGSFDGKVAFITGAGRGQGRSHALRLADEGADIIALDICADAVSTVSYGLATADDLKDTAAQVEARGRRAVTGIADVRDLGQVQKVVDAGLAELGKIDIVCANAGVGSWSVSWEMSEQVWKDMIDVNLTGVFNTTRAALPSMVERGQGGSVVLTSSTAGLLGHRNTAHYTAAKHGIIGFMKVLAQELGPHGIRVNSVCPTAVSTPLIFNAETFKLFAPDVADPTEADVRAPFTRLNVLPDVPWIEPADVSEAVLWLCSDAARYVTGVALPVDAGNVIKKG; via the coding sequence ATGGGATCATTCGACGGCAAGGTCGCGTTCATCACCGGGGCCGGGCGCGGCCAGGGCAGATCGCATGCCCTCCGTCTGGCCGACGAGGGCGCCGACATCATCGCGCTGGACATCTGCGCGGACGCCGTTTCGACGGTCAGCTACGGGCTGGCCACCGCCGACGACCTCAAGGACACCGCGGCACAGGTCGAGGCCCGCGGGCGTCGCGCCGTCACGGGGATCGCCGACGTGCGCGACCTCGGCCAGGTGCAGAAGGTCGTCGACGCCGGGCTGGCCGAACTCGGAAAGATCGACATCGTGTGCGCCAACGCGGGCGTCGGCTCGTGGTCGGTCAGCTGGGAGATGTCCGAGCAGGTCTGGAAGGACATGATCGACGTCAACCTCACCGGCGTCTTCAACACCACCCGCGCGGCACTGCCGTCGATGGTCGAGCGCGGGCAGGGCGGTTCGGTCGTCCTCACCAGCTCCACCGCCGGCCTGCTCGGTCACCGGAACACCGCGCACTACACGGCGGCAAAGCACGGGATCATCGGGTTCATGAAGGTGCTCGCGCAGGAGCTCGGGCCGCACGGGATCCGCGTGAACTCGGTGTGCCCCACAGCAGTGAGCACACCGCTCATCTTCAACGCCGAAACGTTCAAGCTCTTCGCGCCCGATGTGGCCGACCCGACCGAGGCCGACGTCCGCGCACCCTTCACGCGCCTCAACGTCCTGCCCGACGTGCCGTGGATCGAGCCGGCCGACGTCTCGGAAGCCGTGCTGTGGCTGTGCTCGGACGCGGCCCGCTACGTCACAGGCGTCGCACTGCCCGTCGACGCCGGGAACGTCATCAAGAAGGGCTGA